One region of Gossypium raimondii isolate GPD5lz chromosome 6, ASM2569854v1, whole genome shotgun sequence genomic DNA includes:
- the LOC105771528 gene encoding uncharacterized protein At3g28850 has translation MFPHWLLRSPPNTATSTPKSPSHFSSSSLKDINAILQEDQPFQSYSKSPQKPSIFHRVTLSTSVLRAWAAAAASAAQTHYHAPLSPQPSVTLPYADHRVVLYFTSLRVVRRTFEDCKAVRSILRGFGVPIDERDLSMDSDFIGELQGISGQNEIKSFTLPLVFIGGKYVGGAEEIKRLHECGELKNLIGGSPVAVGSSVCDLCQGMRFVVCRQCNGSHKIYFEKSGFRSCNDCNANGLVRCPSCSPGHRRVSYSFS, from the coding sequence ATGTTCCCTCACTGGCTACTAAGATCACCACCAAACACTGCAACCTCCACTCCCAAATCACCCTCCCAtttctcttcctcttctttGAAAGACATTAACGCCATCCTCCAAGAAGACCAACCCTTCCAGTCCTATTCTAAATCCCCCCAAAAACCCTCCATTTTCCACCGTGTAACACTCTCAACCTCCGTCCTCCGCGCATGGGCTGCGGCCGCAGCGTCAGCGGCTCAAACCCACTACCATGCTCCCTTATCACCCCAACCCTCCGTTACTCTCCCTTACGCTGATCACCGGGTTGTACTTTACTTCACCAGCCTCCGTGTCGTCCGTAGGACTTTCGAGGACTGTAAGGCCGTCAGGTCAATCCTACGTGGATTCGGCGTACCGATCGACGAACGAGATTTGTCTATGGATTCGGATTTCATAGGGGAGTTGCAGGGGATCAGCGGCCAGAATGAAATCAAAAGCTTTACGCTACCCTTGGTTTTCATCGGCGGGAAGTACGTAGGTGGGGCGGAGGAAATCAAACGGTTACATGAGTGTGGAGAACTGAAGAACCTGATTGGTGGGTCACCGGTTGCTGTAGGGTCCAGTGTCTGTGATTTATGCCAAGGGATGAGATTCGTTGTTTGTCGACAATGCAATGGTAGCCATAAGatctattttgaaaaatctGGGTTCCGAAGTTGTAACGATTGCAATGCTAACGGTCTCGTCAGGTGCCCGTCTTGCAGCCCCGGTCACCGTCGAGTCTCCTACTCTTTTTcttag